The Quercus lobata isolate SW786 chromosome 4, ValleyOak3.0 Primary Assembly, whole genome shotgun sequence genome segment gaaaaaaaaattacatttagaAAGTttaataaatgaagaaaagaCTTTAATATGGGTGTTGTAGAAATTTATCATGTGCTAAATGATAAATTTTCAACCTTAAGAAGCACTTgattttgccttttcttttgagTGAACCCAAAATGATTGTCATTTGGagcaaacccaaaattttgaactttcttttgattttattgtttgatAATTGTCTGGGACCCAATTGATCCAACCTGATaatgaatttcaattttgaattgcATATTTACCACaacatgtttctcaaaaaaaaaaaaaaaaaaaaaaaattaccacaaCAAAGTATAGTCTAAAAATCCACTATGTATATTGTAGTTTGTATATATGATATGAATTTAGttcttattcaaaaaataaattactaactatatattatataatcaaGACTAATTAACTAAtgatgaaagaagaaagaaaaaaagcaatgagctttgaatttcaaaattttcagctAAGTGCtagttgattttctttttttacttttcattatACCAATGATTTGGACATGATGGTAAAAGATATTAAGCTCTAATTCTATATGCAATTgattctatataaaaaaatctatatgcaattaataaaataattttctcaaGAATTACCGGTGTaaacccaccccccccccccccatagTTCTTTGTCATTTAATCACTTAAGTTAAAATTGCTAAAGTTGACGTTACAAGGGTGTGATCATACCAATACTAATACACTGAATCCCATCAAAACTTTTGATGTTATGATGTTTATGTTGTGTTTGGATTCAAGAAGGAATTCTTGGTATATTGATAtgaataaaaatgtaaaaagaagtGTCTTTATATAGGCAAACATATGAGTACTATACAAGTAATATGAGTGTAGTATAAGTATAATTCAGcatgtttctaatatttttttttctctagcgTATAATGACCACTTGTTTAATAGAATATTTAGACTCAACCTTAGCTTTGCATGCCTTGTTGTTTGACATTGGTTGATATTATCTCCTTCAAAATTTAGATGTGCAGCCACCTGTACGTGTCACTCGCGGACCAAGCAAGTACTTGAATATTTGGGATCTTCCCGATGAAGAAGAAATTAAGTTGCCGCTAAATAGTATGCATCAGCTGGTTGATGATGGGGCGAGGACTTTCACTGGTTTCTTGGGTACGATTGTGCGGAAACCTCACATGTGCTTGATTAGATTTCTTAATTGGAAGGACGTAGCAGAAGAATTTAAAGAAGAGTGTTGGTGTCTTGTAGAGGTATTAAAGAAGTTATAATATTTGTAATTATGACATTTTGTACTAGGTTTTACATAAGTATTTTAGcatgaaaatatttgtaatttgaTAACTTAATTATTTGATTGTAGCGAAAATACAGTGTCCCTGTTGATCCTATTGCATGTGCGGCTCTGAAAACATTTACTTTACAAAAAATTGGGAAGGCTTGGAGGGATCATAAGTCTAGGCTAAAGAAACAACATTATATACCTCAttcaagaaacaaagcacgGGTAAAGAACAACATACCCCCGGGATGCATAACACAAGATTGGGAAATACTTGTTGAGCATTGGTATACTGATGATGCAATggtatgtttattttttttctcttttccatcATGGATCATATCAAAAGGAGAATGATTATTgagaaattgagagaataaTATTGGATTGCTTTCAGATAGGATTTGTTAGTTTTGTGGACTTTTTGTGAAACTAGTATATATGAGAAGTTGTGTTTCATATTTCATAAGAAAAGATTCAACAAAGCTCTTTGATGGTGTATAGTTTGTTAGTATTGAATTAGATGACTTGTAGTTGTTTTATGCTAAACTCCTTTTATGGCTTCACCATTGTTATATTTTCGAAGATTTGCAGTTTGGTTTTAGTGTATTTACAAAAATGATTAAGcatttaattttgtttgccATGCTTGCTTTGTGATGAAGAAGCTTGACAATGTAGTGTGTGAACATCATATTTTATGCACATGAAAGGTAGACTAGAGATTCATTGTTTTATTCATTGTTTTATGTTATGCAAAGTTGAAATGACATATTGGAATTTAATGAATGatacttgattttattttatgtgagaAACTTATGATTATGATAAATCTTTGTATTATCATTAACCTAAGCATATGACTCTATAAATGAGTGATCTTTTTGTGCCAAGCATATGTCAACTTTGAGTAATCTTATTTATCAAGCAAATTTCATATTTCCTGCCACTTTTAATGTACAATGTATAAATAGATGCgctaaaagtttttatttatggtAATTTTATAGTGACCTTTCTGTGTATCTTGTGTCCAATACATTGCAGTTTTTTGTGTGCAACTctaataaattagtaaaatactgtaaatattgtttgtgttttggcttTAGCTAAAAGTAGCTTTAGATACTCAAAATATACtgtatataaacatataattttgttGAATGTAGTTAAGAGTCAGATAAGAAAGGAGCGTCGTTCTAAACAAGATGACTTACATACTGTTGGTTCTTGTAGTTTTGCTGTGCACGCTGCAAAAAAGATAATAAGTATTAtgactattttttaaatgattttgacTTCTCCTAAGGTTTATGTGGAACCAATATTTATTACTACATAAATATGTTATTCATAATGTGGGCAAAAACGGATGGACGTCCTATAGAGCGTGCAGTATTATATCCAATACTACATACTCGTAAAGATGGATCTGCAATTAATCCTGTAGTGAAAGCGAAAATGGTGAGTAATTTCTCCATTGTAGTTGGGGGTAAACAAAATAGGAATTCAATGATAATTGTTATTAATGATTGATGGTAAAATTTGATGGTTCTTAGTAGTGTAGACCAGTAGTTTGTGTCTAGCTTTGGAATTATAAAGAGAGAAGTAAGCTCAAAGCTAATTATGCCGTGGCTATTGCCAGATGTGTTTTTATTGTACCATTATAAAAagtggcggagccaggaatTTAGATCAGGGGGGGCCAAGATTAAAAGACAAGATtggaagtaaaaaaattaatcaatattaataataaaataagtaaacaaCTCTATGATAATGTAATTGTCATACATAATCTAACATAAAATgtaaacattaatttattttttcacatctAGCTTACTCATTTGCCCTcgatgatttttcatattttgaaaccgTTGCATGATTTCTTCACAATCAATAGTTTTGAATATATCTTTCTCAATATATGTGactaagcaatcattcatccactgaTCTCTTATTTGATTGCATAATcgatttttaattatgttcattGCTAAAAAAGCTCTTTCAACAGTAGCTGTTGCAACTGGTAAGATCAATGTCAAAGTCACTGATGAGTAAACCAATGGATATAAAACATTCTTATTCATTTCTACCATCTTTTCAGCAAGCTGTCCAATTCCTTTAAGTACTGAAAACTCTTCAGTGGACCGCATGTCATGGATGTATGTCTCAAGTTGGTTATCCAAGAAAGAAACTTGAACTGTTGAAAAATCACTTGGATAAAACTGAGCAAGCCGAATCAATTTCTCCTTGTTGAATGCTGAAAATAAGTTATCTGGGTTCAAACACGCAACACAAAGTAATAATTCAGAATTTTCAAAACGACTATTAAGTTCCTGAAGTTGCATATCTATAACAGTATAAAAAAGCTCCACTTAATAATGATGtgaatttttcatgttttgagctTTTCGTCGTGGTCGAGGTTGATATAAATCATCCATATCAGGAAcatcaatattattttttgtacaAAATGTAGAAACCTCTTCTAGCAAAGTGTTCCACCCATCATCTCTCATGGCTTGTAAATGTTGCTTTGAAATGTCAACCAACTTCATAGCATTCACAATATCTTGATCTTTTTGTTGTAATGCCTGTGACAACTCATTACTTATGCCAAGCACACCTTTCATCAAATGTAAATCAAATACGAATTCAAATGTCTGGAGTAAACCAATTAAGATATTTGCTTCTGCTTTCTGATCAGAATCTAAACCATCTTCTATAATAGTTTCAGTCACATAAATTATAGAAGAAAACATGTGAATAAGATTAACAAGTGCACCATAATGAGAACTCCAACATGTATCTCTAGGTCTTTTTAGACTCATTTCTTGATTCAAGCCACGACCAGttgaaatttcattattttttagtgCTTCTATAACTTCAGCATTACGTTTTTCGCGAAGAATGTCACGACGTTTACATGATGCTCCAACAATATTGAATACCTTTGCATCCAAGTTAAAAAGGTTGCAATTTGGATGTGATTTTTTGCTACTGCAACTAATGTTAGTTGAAGCTGATGTGCAAAGCAATGGACATAATAGGCAGAAGGATTATCTTTCAAAATAAGAGTTTTTAGTTCATTTAACTCACCTCGCATGTTGCTTGCCCCATCATAGCCTTGTCCCCGCAATCTACTAATGCTTAAgctatgtttattaaatacttACTCAATTGCACTCTTTAGTGTCACTGCTGATGTATTATTAACATGTGTAATGCTTAAAAAGCGCTCATTCACATGTCCTAATTTGTCCACATAGCGCAAAGCAATTGCCATTTGTTCTTTAGTAGACATATCACGTGATTCATCAACTATAATAGCAAATAATGAGTCTCCAATATCTTTAATAATAGCATTTATTGTCTTAACGGTTGCAGcatttgctatttctttttggATATCAGGAGAGATCATTTGATGATTTTTAGGAGTGTTTTCAAGAACTGCCTGATCAATCTCTTCATTGTGATTTGCAAGAAACCgtaataattcaagaaaatttccttGATTATTAGAGTCTTTAGATTCATCATGGCCACGAAATGCTAATCCTTGTCGTTGTAGAAAACAAATACAATCCACTGATGCATTCAAACGAGTCCGAT includes the following:
- the LOC115986409 gene encoding uncharacterized protein LOC115986409 isoform X2, which produces MNCLNKTLSMMKSLVMIFISLMMMGPLMMSLVMMTLVTLTLEMGRRKTKLRTRSKSVIVERASSQDVDEVGDQETHEASTQDVQPPVRVTRGPSKYLNIWDLPDEEEIKLPLNSMHQLVDDGARTFTGFLGTIVRKPHMCLIRFLNWKDVAEEFKEECWCLVERKYSVPVDPIACAALKTFTLQKIGKAWRDHKSRLKKQHYIPHSRNKARVKNNIPPGCITQDWEILVEHWYTDDAMVCLFFFSFPSWIISKGE
- the LOC115986409 gene encoding uncharacterized protein LOC115986409 isoform X1, which gives rise to MGAVVSITLDSNSRIRVHRYVLFNCEEITPFRDIHMAEIKAGLPFNVIDDVIQKQHIEEFCSWFREYTLTLEMGRRKTKLRTRSKSVIVERASSQDVDEVGDQETHEASTQDVQPPVRVTRGPSKYLNIWDLPDEEEIKLPLNSMHQLVDDGARTFTGFLGTIVRKPHMCLIRFLNWKDVAEEFKEECWCLVERKYSVPVDPIACAALKTFTLQKIGKAWRDHKSRLKKQHYIPHSRNKARVKNNIPPGCITQDWEILVEHWYTDDAMVCLFFFSFPSWIISKGE
- the LOC115985263 gene encoding uncharacterized protein LOC115985263, translated to MRASTNISCSSKKSHPNCNLFNLDAKVFNIVGASCKRRDILREKRNAEVIEALKNNEISTGRGLNQEMSLKRPRDTCWSSHYGALVNLIHMFSSIIYVTETIIEDGLDSDQKAEANILIGLLQTFEFVFDLHLMKGVLGISNELSQALQQKDQDIVNAMKLVDISKQHLQAMRDDGWNTLLEEELNSRFENSELLLCVACLNPDNLFSAFNKEKLIRLAQFYPSDFSTVQVSFLDNQLETYIHDMRSTEEFSVLKGIGQLAEKMVEMNKNVLYPLVYSSVTLTLILPVATATVERAFLAMNIIKNRLCNQIRDQWMNDCLVTYIEKDIFKTIDCEEIMQRFQNMKNHRGQMSKLDVKK
- the LOC115985264 gene encoding zinc finger MYM-type protein 1-like; this translates as MENPDHNNEFGSNPKRTRIEVDVANLPSDCGLRIKISNYHPNERDQIRRHYLQNKACQPVNHDFPQSQFGKTKRRFNPVWFKEFHGGGDSFVTKGFRNWKKKEKLQNHVGDHNNEHNIAQRKCEALLNQRQSIQTVINKQSDVEKREYRTRLNASVDCICFLQRQGLAFRGHDESKDSNNQGNFLELLRFLANHNEEIDQAVLENTPKNHQMISPDIQKEIANAATVKTINAIIKDIGDSLFAIIVDESRDMSTKEQMAIALRYVDKLGHVNERFLSITHVNNTSAVTLKSAIE